In Agromyces sp. 3263, a single genomic region encodes these proteins:
- a CDS encoding RDD family protein, which translates to MSITMHVDDEPTPGIGPDGRPDPAYARALGLVPAPAGRRAAAFALDATVWVVLAVPAVIGSVMLAGLVLGQAQLPDAAALTLPLVLLGVGELLLLVFGLVQLVLHGRRGVTLGKASLGIRSVRVTTFGPAGFWRVVLRVVVLWASWVVLPLAGPAVLFASSAWDPESRGRSWLDRIGRCWAVDIRNGLDPFDAKALRHARRQVEAGAREPEAPLPSLASDRPVGDGLFIPSARSSSGVVSASPSEAGAWAPPPLVPVADAAPAPASPRSAVVATAAAAAPALRSEFVLVFDDGTRLPVSEPGLLGRSPAVAPGESPLRLVPLVDESMRISKTHAAYGVDDGALWVADRSSKNGTSMELPDGTSRQLTPGVRTLVPSGATVMLGGRRFTVTVAPGGTA; encoded by the coding sequence GTGAGCATCACGATGCACGTCGACGACGAGCCGACCCCGGGCATCGGTCCCGACGGACGTCCCGACCCCGCCTACGCGCGTGCGCTCGGTCTCGTGCCGGCGCCCGCGGGCCGGCGTGCGGCCGCGTTCGCGCTCGACGCGACCGTGTGGGTCGTGCTCGCGGTTCCGGCGGTCATCGGGTCCGTCATGCTCGCCGGCCTCGTGCTCGGCCAGGCGCAGCTGCCGGATGCCGCGGCGCTCACGCTCCCGCTCGTGCTCCTGGGCGTGGGCGAGCTCCTCCTCCTGGTGTTCGGACTCGTGCAGCTCGTCCTGCACGGGCGCAGGGGCGTGACGCTCGGCAAGGCGAGCCTCGGCATCCGCTCGGTGCGCGTGACCACCTTCGGCCCCGCCGGCTTCTGGCGCGTGGTGCTGCGGGTAGTCGTGCTGTGGGCGTCGTGGGTCGTGCTGCCGCTCGCCGGCCCGGCCGTCCTCTTCGCCTCGTCCGCTTGGGACCCCGAGTCCCGTGGGCGCAGCTGGCTCGACCGCATCGGCCGCTGCTGGGCCGTCGACATCCGCAACGGGCTCGACCCCTTCGACGCCAAGGCGCTGCGGCATGCCCGCCGCCAGGTCGAGGCCGGCGCGCGCGAGCCCGAGGCACCCCTGCCGTCACTCGCCTCCGACCGGCCCGTCGGCGACGGACTCTTCATCCCATCGGCACGGTCGAGCTCGGGCGTCGTGTCCGCATCGCCCTCGGAGGCCGGTGCCTGGGCCCCGCCGCCGCTCGTGCCGGTCGCCGACGCGGCGCCGGCGCCGGCTTCCCCGCGGAGTGCGGTCGTCGCCACCGCAGCCGCCGCCGCACCGGCTCTGCGCTCGGAGTTCGTGCTCGTCTTCGACGACGGCACCAGGCTCCCCGTCTCCGAGCCCGGGCTCCTCGGTCGGAGCCCGGCCGTCGCGCCGGGGGAGTCGCCCCTGCGACTGGTGCCCCTCGTCGACGAGAGCATGCGCATCTCCAAGACGCACGCGGCGTACGGCGTCGACGACGGCGCCCTCTGGGTGGCCGATCGCTCGTCGAAGAACGGCACCTCCATGGAGCTGCCCGACGGCACCTCCCGCCAGCTGACCCCGGGCGTCCGCACCCTGGTGCCGTCCGGCGCCACGGTGATGCTCGGCGGACGACGATTCACCGTGACCGTGGCACCCGGAGGCACTGCATGA
- a CDS encoding FtsK/SpoIIIE domain-containing protein translates to MKLKLGLRRHSGSPVDVMVTADSTATVQDIAHAILTNDPQTARLGGAAGVGVVTLAVAPPTSTEPTMLDPELPIGDAPIGSGFNAAVVPHSPRSTRAAEGAAAVMRVLGGPDAGREFPLRRGNSVIGRAAGVDVLLNDPLVSKRHARIEVDQTVELVDLNSANGLIVDGGLVQRVRVSPGQVVTIGDSEVSFTLVAGTDHAPDPVLERGGALMFNRSPRVEARYPGMEHKHPVVPSEAEPRLFPWPMIVAPMMLGLAMFFITRNPFSLSIVAMSPLMMFGNFIGQRTQQGKKLRLEVDTFEEQLEELEETLARETLVERERRHAEAPAVATVYEAAMRLGPLLWTRRPEHWNFLALRLGIGAARSRNTIQASNEQKGIVRYARQVDALRRRHETIDEVPLVEMLPHAGAIGIAGPRHLAADVLRGIGIQIFGLHAPNELITAAIVGPGWAKELEWMKWLPHTTSPRSPFADLALADSQSAGTALLNGLEEAILGQLSGTPSRRGPLREEETTMALGARVGEGNGSELEGDLALVLIASNDAPVDRPRLTQVIERGADAGIFTVFLAPTVESLPAACRTYIDATEGLDRARVGVVRAGEEHEGIVVEGVSNEYAEVFAKRLAPVVDSSSVTADSSDLPPSVSLLKLLGPDLATQPTAAIERWRQNNSILDRSRGPRPRLKRAGTLKAFVGQGSPDAMSLDLRTQGPHALVGGTTGSGKSEFLQAWVLGMAAEYSPDRVTFLFVDYKGGSAFADCVELPHCVGLVTDLSPHLVRRALTSLRAELHHREHLFNRKKAKDLLELEKRQDPETPPALVLVIDEFAALAGEVPEFVDGVVDIAQRGRSLGIHLIMATQRPAGVIKDNLRANTNLRVALRMADVSDSNDVVGDPVAGTFDPSIPGRGIAKTGPGRLVPFQSGYAGGWTSDAPAVAQAKVAELRFGSTQVWESATDDEPDTHEGDLGPNDQRRIVANLVAAASAAGVPVPRRPWLDDLKTTVDLRELPLDGDGRIPLGLADIPERQAQEPVFFEPDTDGHLLVYGTSGAGKTAALRTIATAVGAVPEAGTATVYGLDFGTGSLRSIEALPHVGSVVAGDDVERVQRMLRTIRGMLDDRAKRFSAVNAGSLSEYRELAGRPREPRILLLIDGFGTFKQEWESTAARSAFYNIFMRVLGEGRPLGVHAVVSADRYGAVPTAVSANVSRRIVLRMSDEGAYSILGAPKDVLNERSAPGRAIVDGFETQLAVMGGTANVAQQTTALQSFGAELRARGAVEAGEIGALPTELDITALPDAVDGQPVLGVSEDILGPRGFEPVGTFVVTGPPRSGKSTALRALATSMARFDPDAKFFHFGGRRAVLRDFRPWVRSAGSVEDARSLAKELTGIVGDETVPGRIVIVIENVTEFADSDAERPLKELFQAINRSDHFLMGDGDVSQLGSGYGFIGDFKGGRRGIVLKPDTYDGDAVFKVPFPRVQRHEFPEGRGLFVENGRALTVQLPFVAAD, encoded by the coding sequence ATGAAGCTCAAGCTCGGACTCCGGCGACACAGCGGGTCGCCGGTGGACGTGATGGTCACCGCCGACTCGACCGCCACGGTGCAGGACATCGCGCACGCGATCCTGACGAACGACCCCCAGACGGCACGACTCGGCGGAGCCGCGGGCGTCGGCGTGGTGACGCTCGCGGTCGCGCCGCCGACGTCGACCGAGCCCACGATGCTGGACCCCGAGCTGCCGATCGGGGATGCGCCGATCGGATCCGGATTCAATGCGGCCGTCGTGCCGCACAGCCCCCGTTCCACTCGCGCGGCGGAGGGCGCGGCAGCCGTGATGCGGGTGCTCGGTGGGCCCGACGCCGGCCGCGAGTTCCCGCTCCGTCGGGGCAACAGCGTCATCGGTCGGGCGGCGGGCGTCGACGTGCTGCTCAACGATCCGCTCGTCTCCAAGCGGCATGCCCGGATCGAGGTGGATCAGACGGTCGAGCTCGTCGACCTCAACTCCGCGAACGGCCTCATCGTCGACGGCGGCCTCGTGCAGCGGGTGCGGGTCTCACCCGGGCAGGTGGTGACCATCGGCGACAGCGAGGTCTCGTTCACGCTCGTCGCGGGCACGGATCATGCACCGGATCCCGTGCTCGAGCGCGGCGGTGCCCTCATGTTCAACCGGTCGCCGCGCGTCGAGGCCCGCTATCCCGGCATGGAGCACAAGCATCCCGTCGTGCCGAGCGAGGCGGAGCCGAGGCTCTTCCCCTGGCCCATGATCGTCGCACCCATGATGCTCGGGCTGGCCATGTTCTTCATCACCCGGAACCCGTTCTCGCTGTCGATCGTCGCCATGTCGCCGCTGATGATGTTCGGCAACTTCATCGGCCAGCGCACCCAGCAGGGGAAGAAGCTGCGGCTGGAGGTCGACACCTTCGAGGAGCAGCTCGAAGAGCTGGAGGAGACCCTGGCTCGTGAGACGCTCGTCGAGCGCGAGCGCCGGCATGCCGAGGCACCCGCGGTGGCGACGGTCTACGAGGCGGCCATGCGGCTCGGCCCGCTCCTCTGGACGCGACGCCCCGAGCACTGGAACTTCCTCGCCCTGCGCCTGGGGATCGGCGCGGCAAGGAGCCGCAACACCATCCAGGCGTCCAACGAGCAGAAGGGCATCGTGCGATATGCCCGACAGGTGGATGCGCTGCGCCGACGGCACGAGACGATCGACGAGGTGCCGCTCGTCGAGATGCTGCCGCACGCGGGCGCCATCGGCATCGCCGGCCCCCGCCATCTCGCGGCGGACGTGCTTCGAGGCATCGGGATCCAGATCTTCGGACTGCACGCGCCGAACGAGCTGATCACCGCCGCCATCGTCGGTCCGGGCTGGGCGAAGGAACTGGAGTGGATGAAGTGGCTCCCGCACACCACGAGCCCTCGCTCGCCCTTCGCCGACCTCGCTCTCGCCGACAGCCAGTCGGCCGGGACCGCCCTGCTCAACGGCCTCGAGGAGGCCATCCTCGGGCAACTGTCGGGAACGCCGAGCCGGCGCGGCCCCCTCCGCGAGGAGGAGACCACGATGGCGCTCGGGGCCAGGGTCGGCGAAGGCAACGGGAGCGAGCTCGAGGGCGATCTGGCACTGGTGCTCATCGCCTCGAACGATGCACCCGTCGACCGGCCGCGGCTCACCCAGGTCATCGAACGCGGCGCCGACGCGGGCATCTTCACGGTGTTCCTCGCCCCGACCGTCGAGTCGCTCCCTGCCGCGTGCCGCACCTACATCGATGCCACCGAGGGCTTGGACCGAGCTCGCGTGGGCGTCGTCCGGGCCGGCGAGGAGCACGAGGGCATCGTCGTGGAAGGCGTCTCCAACGAATACGCCGAGGTGTTCGCGAAGCGGCTCGCGCCCGTCGTCGATTCGAGTTCGGTCACCGCCGACTCGAGCGACCTGCCGCCCAGCGTGTCCCTGCTGAAGCTCCTCGGCCCCGACCTCGCCACGCAGCCCACCGCGGCGATCGAGCGCTGGCGGCAGAACAACTCGATCCTCGACCGGTCACGCGGTCCTCGTCCGCGCCTGAAGCGGGCCGGCACGCTGAAGGCGTTCGTCGGGCAGGGGAGCCCCGACGCGATGTCGCTCGACCTGCGCACGCAGGGTCCGCACGCCCTGGTCGGCGGAACCACCGGCTCCGGCAAGTCGGAGTTCCTCCAGGCCTGGGTGCTCGGCATGGCCGCCGAGTACAGCCCCGATCGCGTGACCTTCCTCTTCGTCGACTACAAGGGCGGATCGGCGTTCGCCGACTGCGTAGAGCTGCCGCACTGCGTGGGGCTCGTGACCGACCTGAGTCCCCATCTGGTGCGCCGTGCGCTCACGAGCCTGCGCGCCGAGCTGCACCACCGCGAGCACCTCTTCAATCGCAAGAAGGCGAAGGATCTCCTCGAGCTCGAGAAGCGGCAGGATCCAGAGACGCCGCCGGCCCTGGTCCTCGTCATCGACGAGTTCGCCGCCTTGGCGGGCGAGGTCCCCGAGTTCGTGGACGGCGTCGTCGACATCGCCCAGCGCGGGCGGTCGCTGGGCATCCACCTGATTATGGCGACGCAGCGGCCGGCGGGCGTGATCAAGGACAACCTGCGTGCGAACACCAACCTCCGGGTGGCGCTGCGGATGGCGGATGTCTCCGACTCCAACGATGTCGTGGGCGACCCCGTCGCCGGCACCTTCGATCCGTCCATCCCCGGCCGCGGGATCGCCAAGACCGGCCCGGGGCGGCTCGTCCCGTTCCAGTCGGGCTACGCCGGCGGCTGGACGAGCGATGCGCCCGCGGTGGCCCAGGCGAAGGTGGCCGAACTCCGGTTCGGCTCGACGCAGGTCTGGGAGTCGGCCACCGACGACGAACCCGACACCCACGAGGGCGACCTCGGGCCGAACGACCAGCGGCGCATCGTCGCGAATCTCGTCGCGGCCGCATCCGCCGCGGGCGTCCCCGTGCCGCGGCGGCCATGGCTCGACGACCTGAAGACGACGGTCGACCTGCGCGAACTGCCACTCGACGGTGACGGGCGCATCCCGCTCGGGCTCGCCGACATCCCCGAGCGGCAGGCGCAGGAGCCGGTGTTCTTCGAGCCCGACACCGACGGCCATCTCCTCGTCTACGGCACGAGCGGCGCGGGCAAGACCGCCGCCCTCCGCACGATCGCGACGGCGGTGGGCGCGGTGCCCGAGGCCGGCACCGCGACGGTCTACGGGCTCGACTTCGGCACGGGTTCGCTTCGCTCGATCGAGGCGCTCCCGCACGTGGGATCCGTGGTCGCCGGCGACGACGTCGAACGGGTGCAGCGGATGCTTCGCACGATCCGGGGCATGCTCGACGACCGTGCGAAGCGGTTCTCGGCTGTGAACGCGGGAAGCCTCAGCGAGTACCGAGAACTGGCAGGCCGGCCGCGAGAGCCGCGGATCCTCCTGCTCATCGACGGATTCGGGACGTTCAAGCAGGAATGGGAGAGCACGGCGGCGCGCTCCGCGTTCTACAACATCTTCATGCGGGTGCTCGGCGAGGGCCGACCCCTCGGCGTCCACGCCGTCGTGAGCGCAGACCGGTATGGCGCCGTACCCACCGCCGTCAGCGCCAACGTCAGCCGCCGCATCGTTCTGCGAATGTCCGATGAGGGCGCCTATTCGATCCTCGGCGCGCCGAAGGACGTGCTCAACGAGCGGAGCGCTCCCGGGCGCGCGATCGTCGACGGGTTCGAGACACAGCTCGCCGTCATGGGCGGAACGGCCAACGTCGCCCAGCAGACCACCGCGCTCCAGTCGTTCGGTGCCGAGCTCCGCGCGCGCGGCGCCGTCGAGGCAGGGGAGATCGGTGCCCTGCCGACCGAGTTGGACATCACCGCACTTCCCGATGCCGTGGACGGCCAGCCCGTCCTCGGCGTCTCGGAGGACATCCTCGGCCCGCGAGGTTTCGAGCCCGTGGGCACCTTCGTCGTCACGGGGCCGCCGCGAAGCGGGAAGTCGACGGCCTTGCGGGCGCTCGCCACCTCCATGGCACGGTTCGATCCCGACGCGAAGTTCTTCCACTTCGGTGGTCGACGGGCGGTGCTCCGGGACTTCCGCCCGTGGGTCCGGTCCGCGGGGAGCGTCGAGGACGCCCGCTCACTCGCCAAGGAGCTCACGGGCATCGTCGGCGACGAGACCGTTCCGGGTCGGATCGTGATCGTGATCGAGAATGTCACGGAGTTCGCCGACTCCGACGCCGAGCGTCCGCTCAAGGAGCTCTTCCAGGCGATCAACCGGAGCGATCACTTCCTCATGGGCGACGGAGACGTGAGCCAGCTCGGGTCCGGATACGGCTTCATCGGGGACTTCAAGGGAGGCCGTCGCGGCATCGTGCTGAAGCCCGACACGTACGACGGCGATGCGGTCTTCAAGGTCCCGTTCCCGCGGGTGCAGCGGCACGAGTTCCCCGAGGGTCGCGGCCTGTTCGTGGAGAACGGACGCGCCCTGACCGTGCAGCTGCCGTTCGTCGCCGCCGACTGA
- a CDS encoding WXG100 family type VII secretion target, whose amino-acid sequence MADFKATYSEMEAMAGKLEQGREDIADILRQLKQGVDTLLGDDFKTEHASGKFGEGYTELTTGLESAIDGIRDMGDSLRKMQQAIKDTDAALAGQ is encoded by the coding sequence ATGGCTGACTTCAAGGCGACGTACTCCGAGATGGAAGCGATGGCGGGCAAGCTCGAACAGGGCCGCGAGGACATCGCCGACATCCTCCGCCAGCTCAAGCAGGGCGTCGACACGCTGCTCGGCGACGACTTCAAGACCGAGCACGCCTCGGGCAAGTTCGGCGAGGGCTACACGGAGCTCACGACCGGACTCGAGTCGGCGATCGACGGCATCCGCGACATGGGCGACTCGCTGCGCAAGATGCAGCAGGCGATCAAGGACACCGACGCCGCGCTCGCCGGGCAGTAG